The Vampirovibrio chlorellavorus genome has a segment encoding these proteins:
- a CDS encoding GntR family transcriptional regulator, which yields MVVSNTSIHPVTNHPGAVDVNPESPENALGMGLDEAMSYTELENVSKATLVRIEVSQLPREIPDFQAPGATKDTLIADWLKNWIVSSLQANTITENHLLPKKAEIANYLGVSVGTVQNAIRYIEDEGHVESKQRIGTLVRNADKSGQRMRKQTSKRDQAVVAIKHFIVENGYQPGQTLPSAREIAKTIQSAPNTTRLALEFLSGIGTLKSLGNRGNKANWALRVIPEIEAENRCAIESETLIDQLERDLKTLIADKFEVNDKLPSHLELSDLFKVSIKTVHDAMRRLAEQGILRSKRGRYGTYVVRKPDAAKLAPIDTSIFVPAEEVSFYNYEKVEQHLKTLIRTTYKVGDKLPAMGVLSKDLDVSSNTIRKALQNLAKEKMVSFSRGRYGGTYVTRIPEIREEEPGKAFTWVSINPDTVKTYRAGKAPVTHN from the coding sequence ATGGTCGTATCTAACACCAGCATTCACCCTGTCACCAATCACCCCGGGGCTGTAGACGTCAACCCGGAATCGCCGGAAAACGCACTGGGCATGGGACTGGATGAAGCCATGAGCTACACCGAGCTGGAAAACGTCAGCAAGGCTACCCTGGTGCGTATCGAAGTCAGCCAGCTTCCCCGCGAGATTCCTGATTTTCAGGCCCCCGGCGCCACCAAGGACACCTTGATCGCCGACTGGTTGAAAAACTGGATCGTCTCCTCTTTGCAGGCCAACACCATTACCGAAAATCACCTGTTGCCCAAAAAGGCGGAAATCGCCAATTACCTCGGCGTCAGCGTGGGCACAGTGCAAAACGCCATTCGCTACATAGAAGACGAAGGGCACGTGGAATCCAAGCAACGCATTGGCACTTTGGTGCGCAATGCCGATAAATCCGGCCAGCGCATGCGCAAGCAAACCTCCAAGCGCGATCAGGCCGTGGTGGCCATCAAGCATTTCATCGTGGAAAACGGCTACCAGCCTGGGCAAACCCTGCCGTCCGCCCGGGAAATCGCCAAAACCATCCAGTCAGCCCCCAACACCACCCGGCTGGCCCTGGAATTCCTCTCCGGCATTGGCACCCTGAAAAGTCTGGGCAACCGAGGCAATAAAGCCAACTGGGCCCTGCGGGTTATTCCGGAAATTGAAGCCGAAAATCGCTGCGCCATCGAATCCGAAACCCTCATCGATCAACTGGAACGGGACTTGAAAACGCTGATTGCCGATAAATTTGAAGTCAACGACAAACTGCCCTCTCACCTGGAGTTGTCGGATCTCTTCAAGGTTAGCATCAAAACCGTGCACGACGCCATGCGTCGCCTGGCCGAGCAAGGCATTCTACGTTCCAAACGGGGACGCTACGGCACCTACGTGGTACGTAAGCCGGACGCCGCCAAGCTGGCCCCCATCGATACCAGCATTTTCGTCCCTGCGGAAGAGGTCAGCTTCTACAACTACGAAAAAGTGGAACAGCACCTCAAAACGCTCATCCGCACCACCTACAAAGTGGGCGACAAGCTCCCGGCCATGGGCGTTTTGTCCAAGGATCTGGACGTCAGCAGCAACACCATTCGCAAGGCCCTGCAAAATCTGGCCAAGGAAAAAATGGTCAGCTTCTCTCGGGGACGCTACGGCGGCACTTATGTGACCCGCATTCCCGAAATCCGGGAAGAGGAACCGGGCAAAGCCTTCACCTGGGTCTCCATCAACCCGGATACGGTGAAAACCTACCGGGCCGGAAAAGCCCCGGTGACGCACAACTAG